A region of the Calditrichota bacterium genome:
TATTAAAAATTCCGACTTTAACTAATCGTTTTTCGACTTTCTTTCCTTTTACGACAAAAACACTGAAAATTCCTTCCTCTTCCAGAAGCGCGCTGCGCGGGACAATGAGCGTGTTTTTGTGTTCCTGTCCGGGAAAAATGAGTTGTACCAGCATACCGGGCCTGAATTCGCCATTTGGATTGTCCAGCCGCAGGCGAATGGGGACAGTTTGCTTAGCCTGATCCACTTGCGCAGAGATCGCTTGAATGGGCAGCCGCATGGGCGAATGGGGATAGTTTGTAAATTGAATTTCAATTTTTTGCAATTTTTTTATTAATGGAATATACCTGATAGGCAAATCGCCGTAAACATCGAGAATGCGCGTGTCGCCGATGTGCACGATGGGCTCGCCACTGTGTACCACGTCGCCGCTGTGGTGAAGAATTTTCAGCACGGTGCCGTTCATAGGACTGGTCAGCGGAATGGATTTGATCTGTTGCTCCAGCAGCGGCTTCATTTCTGCGCTGATTTTGTTGATTATCTGGAGTAACGCCTCTCGCGAAGGCGGAATGATCGTTCCGATGCGTTCTTCTTTTTTGACAACGTCTCCTGGCAGCAAAGTAAAATCCTCCAACCGTCCGTCAAATTGCGAAGCCAGATAAGCCTCGTAGCGCAGCCGAATTTCGCCAAAAATACGCTCCGTATCGACCATGTCCGTCCGCATCACCGCTGCGGTTTTGATTTTCACAAGTGCATCTCTATGAGAAGATTGTTCAGCATTCTTGTTGCCGCAGCCGAAAACGAAAAAAATAATCAACCCGAAAAAAATAATGTGTTGTTTCATGTTAGCTCTCATCAATTGATTGACATTTAGAAAAAGATGATTACGAAATTTTATTAGCATAATTATTTAAATAGAACGCAGATGAACACTGATTAAACGGATTCTCACGGATTAAATAATAAAAAATCCGCGCAAATGCGCCGAAACCGCATCCGCCTTTGGCGTGATCCGCCGGTTCCCTGTTCATCAGCGTCCTATTACTGATTCAATTCATAAATTTTTTCAATCTGGTTTGTTAAAAGATAAAACTCAATCAAATTAAGCGCGTAACTCAAGCCGGATTCCTCAAGTTCAAGCTGGGTTTCTGTGAGCTGCTGTTGTACTGTGAGGAATTCCAGATTGGTGATGAGGCCGGCCTGATAATTTGCCTCAGCCAGTCTATTTGCCAACTGGTTGTTCCGCAGCCGTTCATTTTGCAGAGAGATGATTTCTTTTAACTTTTTCAAGCTTTCGATTTTCTGCTCTGCTTGAATGGAGAGATCGCGTTCAATCGCCTTTCTTTGGAATTGAAGGGATTGAAAATTGGCGATGATTTTTTGCCGCTGAAATCGCGTCGCTCCCCATTGAAACAACGGGAATTGAATGCCAGCAGTCACCTGCCAGTAATTCCCATCGCCAGTAGGATCGCCGTCGGCAACGTAGCCGCCGTTGAAGCGAACTCTGGGAAGCTGCGAGGCAAAAACTGAGCGTAAACGCATTTGCTCTGCCTCGGTCTGAAAATTAAGCGCCCTGATGCGCGGATTTGTTTGAAGATTTTGACTGGCAAGCTCTGGTACATCTTGTCCGGTCAATTCTGTCAATGGCAATGGTTTTAATTGCAAATTACCAAAATTTTTCCTGCCCAAAAGTCGGGCTAATTCCTGTTGAAAATTTTGCGCTTCGATTTGCAGTCCGGCAATTTGTTCATTGAGCCGGAGAATCTCTGATTTCGTTTGCAGAACGTCCAGTTGCGTCCGCGTGCCGGATTGCCATAATGCCCGAGTTATTTTCAGGTGCGTTTCCAGAAGTTTCAGCCGATCTTTGAACAGACTGATGTTTTTTTGTTTTTGCAAAATTGAAATGTAGAGTTGGCTGATACGGTGAGCAATTTGCAATTTCGTATTTGCCTGTCTGGCTTTGACGGAAAGCAGCTTTTTTTGTGAAGAATTGTATGTTTTTAAAAGCAAGCTTCCGGCAGACCAGTCGCCGTTCACGGATGCCCACTGCTGGCGGAAATGGTAGGGTTGCAACGCCAGCTCGGTTCTCGCTAACTCACCGGAAAACTGCGGCAGCGTCTGTGAGCGGCTTAACAAAAATTCATTTTTTGCAGCAGCGACTTGCTGGCTGTCGGCCTGCAATTGGAAGCTGTTGCGGGCTGCCAGATTGATGCAATTTTTCAGATTCAAAATTTCTTGTGATTGGCCCGCGCCGGAAAATAACAAAATGATCAGGCTCAACCCCCACACTTGTTTGACTGCACGCATATTCAATTGCTCCCAAAATTGAGAAAAATAGACAAAAATAATAGATTTTAATTGTTCAGTTCTGTTGGGTCGGAAAGAATTCCAAACTTGTTTTTCTGCAAAAATTGAGTTCTTTTAAAGCGAAAAAATTATTTCACTGATTCAAATTCCGGATAAAAAATCAACATTTGTCTTCGTCCAATAAGTTGAGGTAGAAAAGTCCCTCTTTAATCAGGGAGGATTCATGGGGGACTTGACTACCTCAACAAAAATAAGCTTCGATTGACTGAATCTGATTACTTTGAAAATTCATCCTTTTGCTATTTGAGCAAGCTTATTTTTCTTCAATTTTCAGGTCGTCGAAATAGCAATAGGAGTCTGCTTTTGTCCAGACGCCGACTTTTCCGGATTGGGTGAATGTTGAGTCATCCGCTTCCAGATAAAGATGGCTGTCAAAATAACATTTGATGTGCGTGCCTGTGTGTTCGATTTTTATCGTGTGCCATTCGCCGCTGGTAATCGGCAGACTATAGCTTTTCAATTGTCTGCGATTTCCATCAATGACCGCGTAAACGCGAAAATTATTTTCCAGCGGATTGGCGCGACAGATGTAATAGTTATTAGCATCCTGATAGCGCCACACGGGGCCGCCGCCGCGATCCTCATTGCCTTTGATAGCTTTGAATTTCACAGTCAGGATCAGGTCTTTAAAATCAGAATCTTTTTTAACCGCCATATTAAAGTGGTAACCAAAATTCTTCATGGAAGTTTGCGCCAGTACTTTGTTTTCACCTGATTTTGTTTTATCAACCGCAATTTCCCAATGTCCGAGAGTACCCCTGCCTGTCATGGCTGTTTCCCAACCAACAGGCAATTTTCCAACTTCGCACTTTTCAAAATTAAATACTTGAACACTGGTTTTGCTTGTGTCCTGGCTGACCATTTGTTTGGACTCTTTCGTCTGTTGCTTTTTCTGATTGGATTTTTGTGATTGACAATTCGTGGAAAAAATCGTCACTAAAATGAACATCAGAGAGATAGAAATTGCAACAAAGTGGGTTTTGACTTTCATAATACATCTCCTTTGTTTTTAGTTAAAATTATTACGTGAAACTTAACTACATAACCTGGAAAAATTAAATTAGACGAACAAACAAAAAAGCACTCATTAATAACTTCGTTGATTTATTTCATGTTGAAAGATTTAAGTCCCAGTTCAAATCCCCTAATCTGTATCCTGCTTTCTAAATTTTTCTACCTGTGCGTACAAAACTGGTAAAATCACGAGTACCATGGGCGTGGAAACTAGCAAACCACCGATGAGCACAATCGCCATGGGCTGCTGAATTTCAGCACCGGCGCCAATGCCCAATGCCAGTGGCAACACTGCCAATGAAGCAGCAGTCGCCGTCATTAACACTGGTCGCATTCTTGTGCGTCCGGCAAGTATGACGGCTTCTTTGATCGGCATGCCTTGCTGACGCAGATCATTAATGTATTCCATTAAGATCACACCCTTTTGCACGGTCAATCCGAAATGGGCAACAAACCCGATGAGCGATGACACATTGAAAGTTGTCACGGTGAAGAATAACGCCCACACTCCGCCCATCAATGCCAGCGGTATGGTCAGAATAATTAACACTGCCTGCCAGATGGAATGAAAAGCTAACAATAAAAGCATAAATACAACCAACAGCAAAATCAAAACGATGCGGATCATCAGGTGGTTCAACTCCTGCTGGCGGGCATAGTTGCCACCAAAAGAAACAGAGTAACCTATTGGCAAATGCAATTGTGGAATCCGATTTTTAATCGTTGACACAATGTGGTTAATGTCACCGCCGGAAATATTGCAGGTCAACTGCACGCGCCGCTGCAAATTTTCCCGCTCAATCAGCATGGGGCCGCTATCCTGCCATATTTTTGCCACCTGCGACAATTTAATCGTTTTTTCGTTCGGCGTTGAAATGAGAATCGATGCCACCTTTTCCGGTGAATTGCGGAATTGTTTTTGTAAACGGACGAAAACAGCGAATTCTTTGACACCCTGAAGAATTGTGGTGGCAGTTTTTCCTTCCAGCGCGGTTTCCACGTCATCGGCAATATTTTCCGGAGTTAATCCGTACCGTCCCGCGGCTTTGCGGTCAATCAAAATATTAATGAATGGCAAACCAGCGGACTGATTCATGAACAGATCAGTCACACCGGGAATGTTTTGCATGATGTTTTTCAAGGCGGCGGCTTTAGCCATGAGAATATCATAGTCGGGTCCAAATATTTTTACTGCTAATTGCCCCCGCGAGCCGGAGATGCTTTCTTCAATGCGATCATTGAGTGGTGTATCAAAAGTAACAATTGCTCCCGGAAAACCGGCGATCTTTTCTCGGATCCAGTCTTCAATTTCTTCAATGGATTTGGTGCGCTGATCCCGCGGTACAAGCTCCACATAATTCTCCGAAAAATTGCTCATCCCCTCAGTCTCTTCGCCGCCCTCGGATCGCCCCACGGCAGCAACAATATTTCGCACATCCGGCGCCTGACTGGCGATGCTTAAAATCTGATTGCTAACCCTGGCTGATTCATCAAGGCTGGTTCCCGGCGGCAGGTAGATTTTAACCATAAAGGCGTTTTCGTCAAACGGTGGCAGCAACTCTGTGCCCATAAAGGCAATCATCCCGGCAGACAGGACTAACATTAGTAAAACAAAAAGCATGGCTCGCACCGGACGTTTAAGCGAAACCTTAATGAGCGGGTCATAGATACGATAGAAAGCACGTGTCAGCCAGCTCTCTTTTGATTTGCCAGGTTTGCTGCTCAAAAAAGAGTAGCACAACAGCGGTGTCAGCGTGACGGAAAGAGCCAGACCCACCAGCATGGAAATAATAATTGTAAAAGCAAAGGGCTTGAACAATTTTCCTTCAAAGCCGGGCAAAAACATGAGCGGCACAAAAACCACAATGATGATCGCAGTGGAATATTTCACCGGATTCAGCATTTCCACCGCACCTTTGAGCGTAGCGAGATATTTCTCGCCTGGATGATTATTTAACCAGCGAAAAATATTTTCCGTGACCACAATGGCAGCATCGATCATAATCCCGAGCCCCACGGCAATGCCGCCCAGTGACATGACATTTATGGTTACATGGAAAAGGTGCATAAAAATGAAAGTAATGAAAACCGAAATGGGCAAAGTGATGCCGATGATCAGCGCGCTGCGGAAATTTGATAAAAACAAAAGTACGATCAACAGCACAGCAAATCCACCGATGAGCAGGGCGTCTTTTAAATTGTGTACTGACACCAGAATCAATTCTGCCTGGTTAAAAAACGGACGCAGTTCAACCGATTTCGGCAAATAAGGTTTGATCTCGTTAATGGCTTTTAACAGACCGTTGATCACCGGCTGGGTATCACTGCCGTATTGTTTG
Encoded here:
- a CDS encoding efflux RND transporter periplasmic adaptor subunit; this encodes MKQHIIFFGLIIFFVFGCGNKNAEQSSHRDALVKIKTAAVMRTDMVDTERIFGEIRLRYEAYLASQFDGRLEDFTLLPGDVVKKEERIGTIIPPSREALLQIINKISAEMKPLLEQQIKSIPLTSPMNGTVLKILHHSGDVVHSGEPIVHIGDTRILDVYGDLPIRYIPLIKKLQKIEIQFTNYPHSPMRLPIQAISAQVDQAKQTVPIRLRLDNPNGEFRPGMLVQLIFPGQEHKNTLIVPRSALLEEEGIFSVFVVKGKKVEKRLVKVGIFNNDNVEIINGVQAGEQVATQKAYSLVDGMEVVVE
- a CDS encoding TolC family protein; this translates as MRAVKQVWGLSLIILLFSGAGQSQEILNLKNCINLAARNSFQLQADSQQVAAAKNEFLLSRSQTLPQFSGELARTELALQPYHFRQQWASVNGDWSAGSLLLKTYNSSQKKLLSVKARQANTKLQIAHRISQLYISILQKQKNISLFKDRLKLLETHLKITRALWQSGTRTQLDVLQTKSEILRLNEQIAGLQIEAQNFQQELARLLGRKNFGNLQLKPLPLTELTGQDVPELASQNLQTNPRIRALNFQTEAEQMRLRSVFASQLPRVRFNGGYVADGDPTGDGNYWQVTAGIQFPLFQWGATRFQRQKIIANFQSLQFQRKAIERDLSIQAEQKIESLKKLKEIISLQNERLRNNQLANRLAEANYQAGLITNLEFLTVQQQLTETQLELEESGLSYALNLIEFYLLTNQIEKIYELNQ
- a CDS encoding efflux RND transporter permease subunit, with the translated sequence MFQKLVEFSIKNRVIVFLAVSILVVLGVNALHNLPTEFLPDLSSPIVSVITERPGLAPSEVENLITRPIENSLQSLPDVENIRSKSTSGLSLVTVTFKWGTDYYWARQFISQNLAEVITKLPVGTRAPFLSNAASRLGEVIEYYLKSDSLSLMDLRELANYDVRLKLKSVPGVARVANMGGEVRQYQILVNQDKLRYYQIGLDEIAAALKNNNVNFSGGVITEGPVEFTVRGLGRLYRLNDLYQVIVTTRNGFPVYLKDLATIREAPQFRRGIIYVNGKEAVRGVVTKQYGSDTQPVINGLLKAINEIKPYLPKSVELRPFFNQAELILVSVHNLKDALLIGGFAVLLIVLLFLSNFRSALIIGITLPISVFITFIFMHLFHVTINVMSLGGIAVGLGIMIDAAIVVTENIFRWLNNHPGEKYLATLKGAVEMLNPVKYSTAIIIVVFVPLMFLPGFEGKLFKPFAFTIIISMLVGLALSVTLTPLLCYSFLSSKPGKSKESWLTRAFYRIYDPLIKVSLKRPVRAMLFVLLMLVLSAGMIAFMGTELLPPFDENAFMVKIYLPPGTSLDESARVSNQILSIASQAPDVRNIVAAVGRSEGGEETEGMSNFSENYVELVPRDQRTKSIEEIEDWIREKIAGFPGAIVTFDTPLNDRIEESISGSRGQLAVKIFGPDYDILMAKAAALKNIMQNIPGVTDLFMNQSAGLPFINILIDRKAAGRYGLTPENIADDVETALEGKTATTILQGVKEFAVFVRLQKQFRNSPEKVASILISTPNEKTIKLSQVAKIWQDSGPMLIERENLQRRVQLTCNISGGDINHIVSTIKNRIPQLHLPIGYSVSFGGNYARQQELNHLMIRIVLILLLVVFMLLLLAFHSIWQAVLIILTIPLALMGGVWALFFTVTTFNVSSLIGFVAHFGLTVQKGVILMEYINDLRQQGMPIKEAVILAGRTRMRPVLMTATAASLAVLPLALGIGAGAEIQQPMAIVLIGGLLVSTPMVLVILPVLYAQVEKFRKQDTD